The following coding sequences lie in one Allochromatium vinosum DSM 180 genomic window:
- a CDS encoding hemolysin family protein, with amino-acid sequence MTLATPLIVVFLILVNALYVAAEFALVGARATRVEQLALEGNRLAAAVLQILRDTQRLDHYIAACQIGITLSSLILGAFGQATIGIALGVLLDTHTGLEPLSAHALAATITLVFLTATQVVLGELIPKTIALQYPVGTALYTYWPLRWSLTLFAPFIRLLNGSGALILRRLGVSADSSHRHIHAPEEIDLLIRESRDGGLLEDRESERLREALQLGRHRVRQLMVPRRRIVGLDLSAPLDELLERLDASPYTRLLVHEGSLDDPIGYLHVKDVAIAIAAGGRLEDLRALVRPLLTLPSSLTIDRALGQMRERRARIAILVDEYGDLEGLLSLEDIIRELLGELSDEFKSNPALKPVRLSDGRWRLPGRLPLDEVIDWAANQGLSDWERGEAETLAGWLLERLDAIPEGRCSLRSDGLLFEIERLDGAAIESVLIDRLQPAAEEGADA; translated from the coding sequence ATGACCCTGGCGACGCCACTCATCGTCGTCTTCCTCATCCTCGTCAATGCCCTCTACGTCGCGGCCGAGTTCGCGCTCGTCGGGGCGCGTGCGACACGGGTCGAACAGCTCGCCCTAGAGGGCAATCGGCTAGCGGCGGCCGTGCTACAGATCCTGCGCGACACGCAGCGTCTGGATCACTACATCGCCGCCTGTCAGATCGGCATCACGCTCTCCAGTCTGATCCTGGGCGCCTTCGGTCAGGCGACGATCGGCATCGCGCTCGGCGTCCTGCTGGACACGCACACCGGACTCGAACCGCTGAGCGCCCATGCCCTGGCGGCCACCATCACGCTGGTGTTCCTGACGGCGACGCAGGTCGTGCTGGGCGAGCTCATCCCCAAGACCATCGCGCTACAATATCCGGTCGGCACGGCGCTCTACACCTACTGGCCGTTGCGCTGGTCATTGACGCTGTTCGCCCCCTTCATCCGGCTGCTCAACGGGAGCGGCGCGCTGATTCTGCGGCGTCTGGGTGTCAGCGCCGACTCCAGCCATCGCCATATCCATGCGCCCGAGGAGATCGATCTGCTGATCCGCGAGAGCCGCGACGGCGGGCTGCTGGAGGACCGGGAGAGCGAGCGGTTGCGCGAGGCGCTGCAACTCGGGCGGCATCGGGTGCGCCAGCTCATGGTGCCACGGCGGCGGATCGTCGGCCTGGACCTGAGCGCACCCCTGGATGAACTGCTGGAACGCCTGGACGCCAGCCCCTATACCCGGCTGCTGGTCCATGAGGGCTCGCTCGACGACCCCATCGGTTATCTGCACGTCAAGGACGTGGCCATCGCCATCGCAGCGGGCGGCCGGCTGGAGGATCTGCGCGCCCTGGTGCGTCCGCTCCTGACCCTGCCGAGCAGCCTGACCATCGACCGCGCCCTGGGCCAGATGCGCGAGCGGCGCGCCCGCATCGCGATCCTGGTCGACGAATACGGCGATCTCGAAGGACTGCTGAGCCTGGAGGATATCATCCGCGAGCTGCTCGGCGAGCTGTCGGACGAGTTCAAATCCAATCCGGCCCTGAAACCCGTGCGCCTGTCCGATGGACGCTGGCGTCTGCCTGGGCGTCTGCCGCTCGACGAGGTGATCGACTGGGCGGCAAACCAGGGTCTGAGCGACTGGGAACGCGGCGAGGCCGAGACCCTGGCCGGCTGGCTGCTGGAACGGCTCGACGCCATCCCCGAGGGTCGCTGTTCACTCAGGAGCGACGGCCTGCTGTTCGAGATCGAGCGCCTGGATGGAGCGGCCATCGAATCCGTGCTGATCGACCGGCTCCAGCCGGCGGCGGAGGAGGGCGCGGATGCTTGA
- a CDS encoding cobalamin biosynthesis protein: protein MDEPIAVAVGLGCQHGVAPASLEQAIEAALSPLGAVVVVCLASHARKSDEPALLELARRRGWPLRFYPAEVLAGVAVPTPSGRVAGEVGAPSVAEAAARLAASGGELLIAKQIHRGEDGKAVTVAVARRSQR, encoded by the coding sequence ATGGACGAACCCATCGCAGTGGCCGTCGGCCTGGGCTGTCAGCACGGCGTGGCGCCGGCAAGTCTGGAGCAAGCCATCGAGGCGGCACTGAGTCCGCTCGGTGCGGTCGTGGTGGTCTGTCTGGCCAGCCACGCGCGCAAATCCGATGAACCCGCCTTGCTGGAGCTGGCGCGCCGACGCGGCTGGCCGTTGCGGTTCTATCCGGCCGAGGTGCTGGCCGGGGTCGCGGTTCCGACGCCCTCCGGGCGCGTGGCCGGCGAAGTCGGCGCCCCGAGCGTCGCGGAAGCCGCCGCGCGGCTGGCTGCGAGCGGTGGTGAGTTGCTGATCGCCAAACAGATCCATCGCGGCGAGGACGGAAAGGCCGTGACGGTGGCCGTGGCGCGTCGGTCTCAGCGTTGA
- a CDS encoding nuclease-related domain-containing protein: MTALLWLIPIALAGLGLALWRRARAIQGYGRDGERLVGAALERQFPAVVHDVILPTARGGLTQIDHIALTPKGLLVVETKHYRGTILGKPEDRHWVQQRDQDRRTFQNPCRQNYAHVKAVEALGLDVPILERVVFTDSARFPHGLPEGVSQLATLETDLAPWRRGRVSPKLRRAWKALQPAIRQDAKARRAHRRGLRARYGWDRRRLAAGVCFALAAVSAFGLQQSSGDPALLSRMADLGSSGSTLVERLMRVWSESLRFDAQR; encoded by the coding sequence ATGACGGCGCTGCTCTGGCTGATCCCGATCGCGCTGGCGGGGCTGGGTCTGGCGCTCTGGCGGCGTGCGCGGGCGATCCAGGGGTACGGTCGCGACGGCGAGCGTCTGGTCGGAGCGGCCCTGGAACGGCAGTTCCCGGCCGTCGTCCATGACGTGATCCTGCCGACCGCGCGCGGCGGTCTGACCCAGATCGACCATATCGCCCTCACACCCAAGGGGCTGCTGGTGGTCGAGACCAAGCATTATCGCGGCACGATCCTGGGCAAGCCCGAAGACCGGCACTGGGTGCAGCAGCGCGATCAGGATCGTCGGACGTTCCAGAATCCGTGCCGTCAGAACTACGCGCATGTCAAGGCTGTCGAGGCACTGGGACTCGACGTGCCGATCCTGGAACGGGTGGTCTTCACGGATTCGGCGCGCTTTCCGCATGGGCTGCCGGAGGGCGTGTCGCAACTGGCGACGCTGGAAACCGATCTGGCGCCCTGGCGTCGCGGCCGGGTGTCGCCCAAGCTGCGCCGTGCCTGGAAGGCGTTGCAGCCGGCGATCAGACAGGATGCCAAGGCCCGTCGCGCGCACCGGCGCGGACTGCGTGCACGGTATGGCTGGGATCGGCGCCGGCTGGCGGCCGGCGTCTGCTTCGCCCTGGCGGCGGTGTCGGCGTTCGGACTCCAGCAGTCGTCCGGCGATCCGGCGCTACTCAGCCGGATGGCCGACCTTGGTTCGAGCGGGTCGACACTCGTCGAGCGGCTGATGCGCGTCTGGTCCGAATCACTGCGATTCGACGCTCAACGCTGA
- a CDS encoding phosphodiester glycosidase family protein, whose amino-acid sequence MSASISPVARFIRLSVLTLWLAFWIGQDYARADWRPVTGEPWPALEAPISHSERTLESSTGRTVRAHLALFDSRRYRLAVLDLGPDLASASDWPEHTRAAGLLAAVNGGFFHADGQPLGLVIAGGERLNRFETVKLLSGVLYGDARGIHLERRARFQSSPGIDALVQSGPYLVEQGRAVRGLSTHDVSRRTFIATDWRRHWVLGATRDGLTLAELAEALATPGALAPWPVERALNLDGGTSTGFLFDPGAGQEPIHLRARRPVRNLVGVRAR is encoded by the coding sequence ATGTCCGCTTCGATCAGTCCTGTTGCTCGCTTTATCCGGCTCAGCGTCCTCACGCTCTGGCTGGCGTTTTGGATTGGTCAGGATTACGCGCGCGCCGACTGGCGACCCGTGACGGGTGAACCCTGGCCCGCGCTCGAAGCCCCCATCAGCCACAGTGAGCGCACCCTGGAGTCGTCGACGGGCCGCACCGTCAGAGCGCATCTGGCGCTGTTCGACTCGCGCCGCTATCGGCTCGCCGTGCTCGATCTGGGGCCGGATCTGGCGTCGGCCTCGGACTGGCCGGAGCACACGCGCGCCGCCGGTCTGCTGGCGGCGGTCAATGGCGGCTTCTTCCATGCCGACGGTCAGCCGCTCGGGCTGGTCATCGCCGGGGGCGAGCGGCTCAACCGTTTCGAGACGGTCAAGCTCCTGAGCGGTGTGCTCTATGGCGACGCGCGCGGTATCCATCTGGAGCGGCGCGCGCGTTTCCAGTCAAGCCCTGGGATCGACGCCCTGGTGCAGTCCGGCCCCTATCTGGTCGAGCAGGGGCGCGCGGTACGCGGACTCTCGACGCACGATGTCAGCCGTCGCACTTTTATCGCCACCGACTGGCGCCGTCACTGGGTCTTGGGCGCCACGCGCGATGGCCTGACGCTCGCCGAACTGGCCGAGGCGCTGGCCACGCCCGGCGCGCTCGCGCCCTGGCCGGTGGAGCGAGCACTCAATCTCGACGGCGGCACCTCGACCGGGTTCCTCTTCGATCCCGGCGCCGGACAGGAACCGATCCATCTGCGCGCGCGCCGTCCGGTGCGCAATCTGGTGGGCGTGCGGGCGCGTTGA
- a CDS encoding Fic family protein gives MEPLLLREGAKRRGEILDRTVELAQKAAGLRRALPETLLSSLATLVRAMNCYYSNLIEGHNTHPVDIERALRADYSRDPETRDLQREACAHVAVQQWIDEGGLRKRALTSDGIREIHRRFCIELPDELLWTRDLDGETRVRVEPGQWRHCDVRVGRHLAVSPGAVVRFLDRFTQVYNNLGRTDTILAAACAHHRLLWIHPFIDGNGRVARLMSHAVLVETLDSGALWSVARGLARHVETYKQQLAACDLPRRNDLDGRGHLSEEALADFAVFFLDLCIDQVEFMDGLIQPERLRERIRLWARDAIQLGRLPPKAGLVLDALLYRGTLPRGEVPELVGTGERQARRVVSALIDAGVVTAQTSRAPLVLAFPAHLAGRWLPGLFPESSA, from the coding sequence ATGGAACCGTTGCTGTTGCGCGAAGGTGCCAAGCGTCGCGGCGAGATCCTCGACCGAACGGTCGAACTCGCCCAAAAAGCGGCTGGTCTTCGGCGAGCCTTACCGGAAACTCTGCTCTCTTCACTGGCCACACTCGTGCGTGCCATGAACTGCTACTACAGCAACCTGATCGAGGGTCATAATACACACCCGGTCGATATCGAGCGAGCACTCAGAGCCGATTACAGCCGCGATCCTGAAACACGCGATTTACAGCGTGAGGCATGCGCGCATGTCGCCGTTCAGCAGTGGATCGATGAAGGAGGACTGCGGAAACGCGCGCTCACGTCCGATGGAATACGCGAGATCCACCGCCGGTTCTGTATAGAACTACCGGATGAGCTGCTTTGGACTCGGGATCTGGATGGTGAGACGCGCGTCCGGGTCGAGCCTGGGCAGTGGCGTCATTGTGACGTGCGCGTCGGTCGTCATCTCGCGGTCAGTCCCGGTGCCGTGGTCCGTTTCCTGGATCGCTTCACGCAGGTCTATAACAATCTGGGGCGCACTGACACAATCCTGGCAGCGGCCTGTGCACATCACCGTCTGCTTTGGATCCATCCCTTCATCGACGGCAATGGTCGGGTCGCCCGTCTGATGTCCCATGCGGTGCTGGTCGAAACACTCGACAGCGGCGCGCTCTGGTCCGTGGCGCGGGGTCTGGCGCGCCATGTCGAGACCTACAAACAGCAGCTCGCGGCCTGCGACCTGCCGCGACGCAATGATCTCGATGGCCGGGGACATCTGAGCGAAGAGGCTCTGGCCGATTTCGCGGTGTTCTTCCTCGATCTCTGCATCGATCAGGTGGAGTTCATGGACGGCTTGATTCAGCCCGAGAGACTGCGCGAGCGAATCCGGCTCTGGGCACGGGACGCGATACAGCTCGGTCGTTTGCCCCCCAAGGCCGGTCTGGTGCTCGACGCGCTCCTGTATCGCGGCACCCTGCCGCGCGGCGAGGTGCCCGAACTCGTGGGCACGGGGGAGCGGCAGGCGAGACGGGTCGTCTCCGCGCTGATCGACGCGGGCGTCGTGACGGCCCAGACGAGCCGCGCCCCATTGGTGCTGGCGTTTCCGGCGCATCTGGCCGGTCGGTGGTTGCCGGGTTTGTTCCCGGAGTCGTCGGCCTGA
- a CDS encoding ABC transporter ATP-binding protein, which translates to MSRLELVDVAVQQGGRTLVHELSLEIGAGELVGLIGPNGAGKSTLIKAVAQLLPYRGSIRLHGESLDQIPARERARRLAYLSQDDRVQWPISVADLVALGRHPYRGGWWRGAGRASDADRQAIESAMRATDVWSLRARASDTLSGGERARVRLARALAVEAPLLLADEPVAALDPRHQLEVMGLLRAQAHQGASVIVVLHDLTLASRFCDRLLLLHQGRAVASGAVEAVLSAEHLRLAYGIGAVMGKHQGQSYIVPWSYTTYGDDG; encoded by the coding sequence GTGAGCCGGCTCGAACTTGTCGATGTGGCCGTGCAGCAGGGCGGGCGGACGCTGGTGCATGAACTGTCGCTTGAGATCGGAGCCGGCGAGCTGGTCGGACTCATCGGTCCCAATGGGGCCGGCAAGAGTACGCTCATCAAGGCGGTCGCACAGTTGTTGCCCTATCGGGGTTCGATCCGGCTGCACGGTGAGTCGCTGGACCAGATCCCGGCACGCGAGCGGGCGCGACGGCTGGCCTATCTGAGCCAGGACGATCGCGTCCAGTGGCCGATCTCGGTCGCCGATCTGGTCGCGCTCGGGCGTCATCCCTATCGCGGCGGCTGGTGGCGCGGAGCCGGGCGGGCGAGTGACGCCGACCGGCAGGCCATCGAGTCGGCAATGCGCGCAACCGATGTCTGGTCACTGCGCGCGCGCGCGTCCGATACGCTCTCCGGTGGTGAACGGGCGCGCGTGCGGCTGGCACGGGCGCTGGCGGTCGAGGCACCGCTGCTGCTCGCCGACGAGCCGGTCGCCGCGCTCGATCCGCGCCATCAGCTCGAAGTCATGGGGCTGCTGCGTGCCCAGGCGCATCAGGGCGCGAGCGTCATCGTGGTTCTGCACGATCTGACGCTGGCGAGCCGCTTCTGTGATCGCTTGCTGCTGCTGCACCAAGGGCGCGCGGTCGCTTCGGGCGCGGTGGAGGCGGTCTTGAGCGCGGAGCATCTGCGTCTGGCTTATGGCATCGGCGCGGTGATGGGTAAACATCAGGGCCAAAGTTATATCGTTCCCTGGTCATACACAACTTATGGGGATGACGGATGA
- a CDS encoding FecCD family ABC transporter permease, protein MLNLFLLLTLSLLSLLSLGFGEAPLSAGEVIAGLLGTGPETHQVIVYEIRLPRVALAWLVGLSLGASGAALQGLLRNPLAEPGLLGISASASLGAVLTLYFGLALISPWVLPAAAMFFALLATLVLQALTRAGSNNLTLILAGVALSSLAGALTSLALNLAPNPSDAQDIVLWLLGSISDRSFDDVWLCLPFVLLGLALLLWCAPSLDALALGEAEASSLGVDLGRLRTLVILGSALSVGATVAITGAIGFVGLVVPHLLRRFVGFRPGSLLPASALGGAVLVLAADIALRLPETGREPMLGVVTALIGAPFFLALVLRSRRDLL, encoded by the coding sequence ATGCTCAACCTTTTCCTGTTACTCACGCTCTCGCTGCTCAGTCTGCTCTCGCTCGGATTCGGCGAGGCGCCGCTCAGTGCCGGCGAGGTGATCGCCGGCCTGCTCGGCACCGGACCCGAGACCCATCAGGTGATCGTGTATGAGATCCGGTTGCCGCGCGTGGCGCTGGCCTGGCTGGTCGGCCTCTCGCTCGGCGCCTCGGGCGCGGCGCTCCAGGGGCTGCTGCGCAATCCGCTCGCCGAGCCGGGGCTGCTCGGGATCTCGGCGAGCGCCAGCCTGGGGGCGGTGCTGACGCTCTATTTCGGGCTGGCGCTGATCAGTCCCTGGGTGCTGCCGGCGGCAGCCATGTTCTTTGCCCTGCTGGCGACCCTGGTGCTCCAGGCGCTGACGCGCGCCGGCTCGAACAACCTGACCCTGATCCTGGCCGGAGTGGCGCTGTCCTCGCTGGCTGGCGCCCTGACCTCGCTGGCGCTCAATCTCGCGCCCAATCCGAGCGATGCGCAGGACATCGTGCTCTGGCTGCTCGGCTCGATCAGCGACCGCAGTTTCGACGATGTCTGGCTCTGTCTGCCCTTCGTGCTGCTGGGGCTGGCCCTGCTGCTGTGGTGCGCGCCCTCGCTCGACGCGCTGGCGCTCGGCGAGGCCGAGGCCAGCAGTCTGGGAGTCGATCTGGGGCGTCTGCGCACGCTCGTCATCCTGGGGTCGGCGCTGAGTGTCGGCGCGACCGTGGCCATCACGGGCGCCATCGGTTTCGTCGGGTTGGTGGTGCCGCATCTGCTGCGCCGGTTCGTCGGCTTCCGGCCGGGGTCGCTGTTGCCGGCGAGCGCGCTGGGCGGGGCAGTACTGGTGCTCGCGGCCGATATCGCACTGCGTCTGCCCGAGACCGGGCGCGAGCCGATGCTCGGCGTGGTGACGGCGCTGATCGGTGCGCCCTTCTTCCTGGCGCTGGTGCTGCGCTCGCGGAGGGATCTGCTGTGA
- a CDS encoding ABC transporter substrate-binding protein codes for MGRVPFGRHASWLWVCLALCVSPAPALDDVARPSVMSTNLCADLLLLRIADPAQIRSVSRQSQDPRLSSIADRARAYPANRGGVEDLLYFKPDIALVYQGWMGRRHAERLAGQGIEVVALPYPKGWNDALQTARTIAARIGRAEAGAALADAFERRMQALARSGHEQAPRLLYLRPSGGTAGPGTYVDDLITRLGLRNLAAEQGIKGWGRFPLERLASTPPDVFLLGYFDQAQSPARSAYGRHPLLRSLLERTPVIGLPGHAWGCGGLELLDVAERLSEQLADIEQTRSRTPSP; via the coding sequence ATGGGACGCGTTCCGTTCGGTCGTCATGCCTCCTGGCTGTGGGTCTGCCTCGCGCTCTGCGTCTCTCCGGCGCCGGCGCTGGACGATGTGGCGCGTCCGAGCGTCATGAGCACCAACCTCTGCGCCGATCTGCTGCTGCTGCGGATCGCCGACCCGGCGCAGATTCGTTCGGTCTCGCGCCAGAGCCAGGATCCGCGTCTGTCGTCCATCGCCGACCGGGCGCGTGCCTATCCGGCCAACCGGGGCGGCGTGGAGGATCTGCTGTATTTCAAACCCGACATCGCGCTCGTCTATCAGGGCTGGATGGGGCGGCGTCACGCCGAACGGCTGGCCGGGCAGGGGATCGAAGTCGTCGCCTTGCCCTATCCCAAGGGGTGGAACGATGCGCTCCAGACCGCGCGCACCATCGCCGCGCGCATCGGGCGTGCCGAGGCCGGCGCGGCGCTGGCCGATGCGTTCGAGCGCCGGATGCAGGCGCTGGCCCGGTCCGGGCACGAACAGGCGCCACGCCTGCTCTATCTGCGTCCGAGCGGCGGCACGGCGGGGCCGGGCACCTATGTCGATGACCTGATCACGCGGCTCGGTCTGCGCAATCTGGCCGCCGAACAGGGCATCAAAGGCTGGGGCCGCTTTCCGCTCGAACGTCTGGCGAGCACCCCGCCCGATGTCTTCCTGCTCGGCTATTTCGATCAGGCCCAGTCGCCGGCACGTTCGGCCTATGGCCGTCATCCGCTGCTTCGTTCGCTCCTGGAGCGTACCCCAGTGATCGGACTTCCGGGCCATGCCTGGGGTTGCGGCGGACTGGAACTGCTCGATGTCGCCGAGCGACTCAGCGAGCAACTCGCCGACATCGAACAGACCCGATCCCGGACACCATCACCCTGA
- the cobU gene encoding bifunctional adenosylcobinamide kinase/adenosylcobinamide-phosphate guanylyltransferase: MIGENERATILVTGPARSGKSEWAERLAHESGRPVIYVATAREDPEDADWTARIAAHRQRRPAHWSTLCAPTELESAIATAGAGDVCLLIDSLGTWVANLIELDEAAWRARCERLLSVLEQRPAAPVILVAEETGWGVIPAYPIGRLFRDRLGGLVRRLGPRCSSTYLVAGGHALDLRRLGVPIDR; encoded by the coding sequence ATGATTGGCGAAAACGAAAGGGCCACCATCCTGGTCACTGGACCGGCGCGCAGCGGCAAGAGCGAATGGGCCGAGCGGCTGGCGCACGAGTCGGGGCGGCCGGTGATCTATGTCGCCACCGCGCGCGAAGATCCCGAGGACGCCGACTGGACGGCACGCATCGCCGCGCACCGACAGCGCCGTCCAGCGCACTGGTCGACCCTGTGCGCGCCGACCGAGCTGGAGTCGGCCATTGCAACGGCGGGCGCGGGCGACGTCTGTTTGCTGATCGACTCGCTCGGAACCTGGGTGGCGAACCTGATCGAGCTGGACGAGGCGGCTTGGCGTGCACGCTGTGAGCGTCTGCTCAGTGTGCTCGAACAGCGCCCGGCCGCGCCGGTCATCCTGGTCGCCGAGGAGACCGGCTGGGGCGTCATCCCCGCCTATCCGATCGGGCGACTGTTCCGCGACCGGCTCGGTGGTCTGGTGCGCCGGCTCGGGCCGCGTTGTTCATCGACCTATCTAGTGGCGGGTGGGCACGCACTCGATCTGCGCCGACTTGGCGTTCCCATCGATCGCTGA
- the alr gene encoding alanine racemase, with protein MTRSARPLRARIHLDAIRHNYRRAKSLAPRSRALAVVKANAYGHGAIAVARTLADEADGFAVACVEEALELRESGIQEPMLLLEGVFSPDEIALVERAGLAMVVHCREQLDWVLNAHPSRRLDCWIKLDTGMHRVGFSLSEFAEVNARLAACPHVGERVAMTHFARADEIDHPYTSAQIEAFEQALNGARIGRSLANSAAVFAWPQAHGDWTRPGIMLYGVSPFAGTGSNANMDAGDLRPAMTLESALIAVRDLDAGEPVGYGGRFVCERPTRVGVAAIGYADGYPRHARDGTPIAVGGRLTRLIGRVSMDMITLDLTGFDEARPGDPVELWGRTVPAGAVAEASDTIAYQLFTGIGRRVPLMYEDA; from the coding sequence ATGACCCGCTCCGCCCGTCCATTGCGCGCCCGTATCCATCTGGACGCGATTCGTCACAATTATCGTCGCGCCAAGTCGCTGGCGCCGCGTTCACGCGCACTCGCCGTGGTCAAGGCCAATGCCTATGGGCATGGCGCGATCGCCGTGGCGCGCACGCTGGCTGATGAGGCCGACGGGTTCGCGGTGGCCTGTGTCGAGGAGGCGCTGGAGCTGCGCGAATCCGGTATCCAGGAGCCGATGCTGCTGCTGGAGGGGGTCTTCAGCCCCGATGAGATCGCGCTCGTCGAGCGTGCCGGACTGGCGATGGTGGTGCACTGTCGCGAGCAGCTGGACTGGGTGCTGAACGCGCATCCCAGCCGGCGGCTCGATTGCTGGATCAAGCTCGACACCGGGATGCACCGGGTCGGCTTCAGCCTGTCGGAGTTCGCTGAAGTCAACGCACGGCTGGCCGCCTGTCCGCATGTCGGCGAGCGCGTGGCCATGACCCATTTCGCCCGCGCCGACGAGATCGATCATCCCTATACCTCGGCTCAGATCGAAGCCTTCGAGCAGGCGCTGAACGGTGCCCGGATCGGGCGCAGTCTCGCCAACTCGGCCGCCGTGTTCGCCTGGCCCCAGGCCCATGGGGACTGGACGCGGCCGGGGATCATGCTCTATGGCGTCTCGCCCTTCGCCGGCACCGGGTCGAACGCGAACATGGATGCGGGCGATCTGCGCCCGGCGATGACGCTCGAGTCGGCCCTGATCGCCGTCCGCGATCTGGACGCGGGCGAGCCGGTCGGCTATGGCGGGCGCTTCGTCTGTGAGCGCCCGACCCGGGTCGGCGTGGCGGCCATCGGCTATGCCGACGGTTATCCGCGTCATGCACGCGACGGGACGCCGATCGCTGTCGGCGGACGACTCACGCGACTCATCGGGCGCGTCTCGATGGACATGATCACGCTCGATCTCACCGGGTTCGACGAGGCTCGACCCGGCGATCCGGTCGAGCTGTGGGGCCGGACCGTTCCGGCCGGCGCGGTCGCCGAGGCGAGCGATACCATTGCCTATCAGCTCTTCACCGGGATCGGCCGGCGCGTGCCCCTGATGTACGAGGACGCTTGA
- a CDS encoding bifunctional alpha/beta hydrolase/OsmC family protein has protein sequence MARIRLEFPNANGQTLVGLLETPPERVPVVRYALFAHCFTCSKDVAATSRISRALAERGIAVLRFDFTGLGNSDGDFANTNFSSNVQDLLAAARKLEQDFEAPALLVGHSLGGAAVLAAAPQLPSVQAVATIAAPATAAHVKHLLTGARDQLAERGEAEVQIGYRRFKIRQQLLDDLDRYAAPDHIRQLGRPLLVFHSPLDTIVDISEAAKIYQSALHPKSFISLDKADHMLTNREDAEYVAETLVAWASRYLGIKRHGFETSTGTAPKVAANEVVVTEIDTDTPFLRGLYTQRHQWQADEPKPAGGSDLGPTPYELLLMALGACTSMTLRQYAKRHGLTVDDIEVTLSHARDHAEDCAVSAERPVKLDRIVQRIDIHGHLSALERERLLEVAERCPVHRTLDANPRIETRYIEDDPKR, from the coding sequence ATGGCTCGCATCAGGCTCGAATTTCCCAACGCGAATGGACAAACCTTGGTCGGTCTCCTGGAGACCCCGCCCGAGCGGGTGCCGGTGGTCCGTTACGCCCTCTTCGCTCACTGTTTCACCTGTAGCAAGGACGTGGCCGCGACCAGCCGCATCAGCCGAGCGCTCGCCGAGCGCGGCATCGCGGTGCTGCGCTTCGACTTCACGGGCCTGGGCAACAGCGACGGCGACTTCGCCAACACCAACTTCTCGTCCAACGTCCAGGATCTGCTGGCGGCGGCACGCAAGCTGGAACAGGACTTCGAGGCCCCGGCCCTGCTCGTCGGTCACAGCCTGGGCGGCGCGGCCGTGCTCGCGGCGGCTCCCCAGCTGCCCTCGGTGCAGGCAGTGGCGACCATCGCCGCGCCGGCCACGGCGGCGCATGTGAAGCACCTGCTGACCGGCGCGCGCGATCAGCTCGCTGAGCGCGGCGAGGCCGAGGTCCAGATCGGCTACCGGCGCTTCAAGATCCGTCAGCAACTGCTCGACGATCTCGATCGCTATGCCGCGCCCGATCACATCCGCCAGCTCGGGCGGCCGCTCTTGGTCTTCCACTCGCCGCTCGACACCATCGTCGACATCAGCGAGGCGGCCAAAATCTACCAGTCGGCGCTGCATCCCAAGAGCTTCATCTCGCTCGACAAGGCCGACCACATGCTCACCAACCGCGAGGACGCCGAGTACGTCGCCGAGACCCTGGTCGCCTGGGCCAGCCGCTATCTCGGGATCAAACGGCACGGCTTCGAGACGAGTACAGGCACCGCACCCAAGGTCGCCGCCAACGAGGTCGTCGTGACCGAGATCGACACCGACACCCCGTTCCTGCGCGGTCTCTATACCCAGCGCCATCAGTGGCAGGCCGACGAACCCAAACCAGCCGGCGGCTCGGATCTGGGACCGACGCCCTATGAGCTGCTGCTGATGGCGCTCGGCGCTTGCACCTCGATGACCCTGCGCCAGTACGCCAAGCGCCATGGCCTGACTGTCGACGACATCGAAGTGACCCTGAGCCACGCGCGCGACCATGCCGAGGATTGCGCGGTCAGCGCCGAGCGGCCGGTGAAGCTCGACCGTATCGTCCAGCGCATCGACATCCACGGTCATCTCAGCGCCCTGGAGCGCGAGCGTTTGCTGGAGGTCGCCGAGCGCTGTCCGGTGCATCGCACGCTCGATGCCAACCCGCGCATCGAGACACGCTATATCGAGGACGATCCCAAGCGATGA